A window of Malania oleifera isolate guangnan ecotype guangnan chromosome 5, ASM2987363v1, whole genome shotgun sequence contains these coding sequences:
- the LOC131155434 gene encoding heat stress transcription factor A-7a-like → MNSPYLVKEEYAGGSSSGSGEPAVVPPPRPMEGLHDTGPPPFLNKTFEMVDNPTADHIVSWSRAGSSFVVWDPHAFSANLLPRYFKHNNFSSFVRQLNTYGFRKIDPDRWEFANEGFLRGQKHLLKTIKRRKSHSQAILPPAAAAGPCVEVGLFGLDGEVDRLRRDKQVLMLELLKLRQQQQNTRAHLQAMELRLQGTELKQQQMMNFLARAMQNPAFIQQLIQQKEKGKELEEAICKKRRRPIDRGRNGGGPTPIKIEPLEFGDPHGFELSELEALALEMQGLGRARREIEEEQEELEQPDSRDKELDEGFWEELLNLRLEAELDVPATEQDESEVDVNVLAERLGYLGPSLK, encoded by the exons ATGAATTCACCGTATTTGGTGAAGGAGGAGTACGCGGGAGGGAGTTCGTCGGGGTCCGGCGAACCAGCGGTGGTGCCTCCGCCGCGGCCAATGGAGGGGCTACACGACACAGGCCCTCCGCCATTCCTCAACAAAACCTTTGAGATGGTGGACAACCCGACAGCGGATCACATAGTTTCGTGGAGCAGAGCAGGGAGCAGCTTTGTTGTGTGGGATCCTCATGCTTTCTCCGCGAATCTCCTCCCCAGATACTTCAAGCACAACAACTTCTCCAGCTTTGTGAGGCAGCTCAATACTTAT GGGTTTAGAAAGATTGATCCAGATAGATGGGAATTTGCCAATGAAGGATTTCTGAGAGGACAGAAGCATCTCCTGAAGACGATCAAGAGAAGAAAGTCACATTCTCAGGCTATTCTCCCACCAGCAGCCGCCGCAGGTCCCTGTGTGGAAGTTGGGTTGTTTGGATTGGATGGAGAAGTTGACCGTCTGAGGCGCGACAAACAGGTGTTGATGTTGGAACTGTTAAAGCTGAGGCAGCAACAGCAAAACACCAGAGCCCACCTTCAAGCCATGGAACTGAGATTACAAGGAACAGAGTTGAAGCAGCAACAGATGATGAATTTCTTAGCTAGAGCAATGCAGAATCCAGCATTCATACAGCAATTGATCCAacagaaggaaaaaggaaaggagcTTGAAGAAGCCATTTGCAAGAAGAGAAGAAGACCCATTGATCGAGGCAGAAATGGTGGAGGACCCACCCCCATTAAAATTGAACCTCTGGAATTTGGAGATCCTCATGGGTTTGAACTATCAGAGCTTGAGGCACTTGCATTGGAAATGCAAGGTCTAGGTAGAGCAAGAAGGGAGATAGAGGAAGAACAGGAAGAGTTGGAGCAGCCTGATAGTCGGGATAAAGAGCTTGATGAGGGGTTTTGGGAAGAGTTATTGAACCTGAGGTTAGAAGCAGAGTTGGATGTTCCAGCTACTGAACAAGATGAGAGTGAAGTAGATGTGAATGTTTTAGCCGAGCGTTTGGGCTACTTAGGTCCAAGCCTTAAGTAG